ttgtagcagcctctctatcgcaccttcaacagcgacctccaactcattctcgctatcactttcactagacattctagatatacttgaaattagagatgtagagagagaaacttgttaacacaagtggtgcgaatgaaataaaattcaacgagccgtatatatagagttttaaaaaaaaaatttaaaaaacgggacgtccaactggacgccacaatggcggacgtccgcccgcccgtcgccgggacgtccgaggacacccgacgtcctcacgggacgtccgtatccgaccctaaacgccacaatggcggacgtcccggtcgcccgtcgcgacgtccgaccggatgtccgaccggacgtccgccattggagatgctcttagagcatcaaTAGTGTGACGGATGTCCCGACACATCCCcatcccgacggactttccAAAAACATCTTCGAACATGAACTTATTAATTGAAGAAGCATATTTTCATTACACATTACATTAATCGAACAGCTTAAACTATTTGTAGTTTTGTTTGGATCCAATGAAGCTAGTTTACACTTTACATTAATCGAATACTTTTTTCGACTAATGAATATAACCCTAAAGAAGCTCAATAGCCTTTGAAGATTGAGATATGAGATCCAACTTTTAATATGATGAAAATAAAATGGCTAATTCAAGAATCTCAACAGTCAGTTACAAAATTTTGGCTTCCATTGTTTTAGTATATTAATATATAGATCAACACAAGTCCTCCTCACTCAATCTGTGAATCTAATCTTCTTTGGAGCAGCCTGCACACAGCCCACCTGCAAATAACATAATAACCAAAACCATTAGTGAAACGAAAATCGATCGTCTTTGTCCGCCCTTCGTATGAGAAACTATCCCCTATCAATTTCATATAGCACAGTTTAATGACGCGACAAGGTTATGACAAATAAATCACTACCAGAATATAAGGACGGCCTTTCAAACCAACAGGATGAAACTAGGGGAAAAGGATAAGAGATCGTAACATCGTACCATTTCTGGGCACTCGTAATCAATACCAGCTGCCTCAATGCGCTTTCTTCTCTTTTGGTCCCTTTTCAGCACGCCAGTAACTAACTTCTGCTGCTGCTCTAGGGTCCGTTCCTAGGAATTATATTTGATCGGGAAGAAAGTATGAGAACGAGAGAAATCAAAATACGAGGATTTGAGAAGtctgtgttgtgttgtgttgttcACCTTGTCATGGTGCTTCCTCTCAATGTGAACCCTGTCCACTGGCTTGTAAGAGCGGCCGACGCCTTTCCATCTGAAAAATATTTCTGGTTAGAAAGACGCACTAAAACAACTCTAAGGGCAGCATGCAAATCCTCCTAGGACCAAAATATTGATTTCAAAACAGAATATTTGAAGAAGCAAGATTGATGGTCGGTTAAAGACTGTACTCACAATCTTGGATGAACTTTCTCAGGAGGAACGATGCTAACTTGGAGGAGATGCTCATACATTAGATAGTTATGCATACATTCTTCAACAACTTTGGCAACCTGCATCGGCCGGAAAATTCGTTTGTGAGAAAGGGGAACAGCCAAACAGAGAGCATGCAAAGATATGATATTATCTTAAATAGAACTGTACTACCTCAGGAGACATAAACTCGATGAATCCAAAATGCTTCGATTTCCCGGTctgttaaaaaagaaaaatgaaacaaGATACATAAATGGAGGAAATGAAAGAAGATATAGAATGTCTCGTCATTTTGTATGGTACAATTATATCAACTTCATAATGCACATAATTCAACAGAGGAATTTTAAAAATGCTTGATCTCACACATACAAATTATATGTCAACATTCTACTCATTCCAACACCAAGAATCGCAAAACGAAACATCATAAATTCAGAATGTTGATTGACAACCAGACAACTGAATCATATTTAGCATTTAACGTGCTACATGTAACTATGAGGAACCAACTGGATTTGCAGCTGTAATACTCAACCAACAATTGCCTAAAGCAACAATGCACCAAAATCAGTAGACTGTCTACACCCAAATCTACTTAAAGCAAGCAGGAGTAACCAAAGTTGAGAAATAAAGAGCTTCGTTGTGTATAAAGCCCTAAATTATTGAGTCAGTAAATGTATCAGAACTCATAAACTCATAGTTTACCTCAACAATAACCCTAGTATTCTTCATTTGTTAAGAATCGATTGTAGC
This genomic interval from Salvia splendens isolate huo1 chromosome 13, SspV2, whole genome shotgun sequence contains the following:
- the LOC121760119 gene encoding uncharacterized RNA-binding protein C1827.05c-like, with translation MGLKSKKKLAAKSSKKAAVQFSAPKPKSEGADYLPLEGGPSKSIPKTENKENKATVLYIGRIPHGFYETEMEAFFQQFGAVKRLRIARNRKTGKSKHFGFIEFMSPEVAKVVEECMHNYLMYEHLLQVSIVPPEKVHPRLWKGVGRSYKPVDRVHIERKHHDKERTLEQQQKLVTGVLKRDQKRRKRIEAAGIDYECPEMVGCVQAAPKKIRFTD